A single region of the Gemella sp. zg-570 genome encodes:
- the uvrB gene encoding excinuclease ABC subunit UvrB, translated as MLKSKYSPKGDQVQAIEKLTAGIIDGEKYQTLLGATGTGKTFTISNIIKNTGKPTLVLAHNKTLAGQLYNELKAFFPENRVEYFVSYYDYYQPEAYVPSTDTYIEKDSSVNDEIDKLRHSATASLFERNDVIIVASVSCIYGLGSPEEYQSLQLHLRVGMEISRNKILEKLISIQYIRNDIDFSRGNFRVRGDVIEIFPASKSENSIRIEMFGDEIDRIREIDSLTGEILYEMEYVTIFPASHFIAGDETTKEAIKRIRKELDERLKTLKLENKLLEYQRLEQRTNYDLEMLEEMGFCSGIENYSLHLTLRDIGSTPYTLLDYFPDDWLLVIDESHVTIPQVRGMYNGDQARKKVLVDYGFRLPSALDNRPLNFKEFEKKLNQVIFVSATPGDYELEISNNIVEQIIRPTGLLDPIIEIRPVSNQIFDLTKEAEKIIKNGEKILVTTLTKKMAEALTDYLKENGLRVKYLHSDIKTLERTEIIRDLRLNKFDILIGINLLREGLDIPEVSLVAILDADKEGFLRGDKALLQTIGRAARNSNGRVIMYADTITRSMNKAIKETTRRREIQEEYNKIHNITPKTIIKDISDSIGVKKEKYNDLEEKIDKSKDKTTISDIKKYLEELEKEMFTAAGNFEFEKAAEIRDKISETKTKYSIE; from the coding sequence ATATTAAAAAGTAAATATTCTCCCAAAGGAGACCAAGTACAAGCAATAGAAAAATTAACAGCAGGAATTATTGATGGAGAAAAATATCAAACCTTACTAGGTGCAACTGGAACAGGAAAAACTTTTACCATATCCAATATTATTAAAAATACTGGCAAGCCAACTTTGGTTCTTGCCCATAATAAAACATTGGCTGGCCAACTCTATAACGAATTAAAAGCATTTTTCCCAGAAAATAGAGTTGAATATTTTGTTTCTTATTATGATTATTATCAGCCAGAAGCCTACGTTCCTTCAACTGACACTTATATAGAAAAAGATTCTTCAGTCAATGACGAAATAGATAAACTTAGACACAGTGCGACAGCTTCATTATTTGAAAGAAATGATGTAATAATTGTTGCAAGTGTTAGTTGCATATACGGTTTAGGTTCACCAGAGGAATATCAATCATTGCAACTTCATCTAAGAGTAGGAATGGAAATTTCAAGAAATAAAATATTAGAAAAATTAATTAGTATTCAATATATTAGAAACGACATAGATTTTTCTCGTGGTAATTTTAGGGTGCGTGGTGATGTTATAGAAATTTTTCCAGCTTCCAAAAGTGAAAATTCAATAAGAATAGAAATGTTTGGTGATGAAATAGATAGAATAAGAGAAATAGATTCACTAACAGGAGAAATTTTATATGAGATGGAATATGTAACAATTTTTCCTGCAAGTCATTTTATTGCTGGAGATGAAACTACCAAAGAAGCAATTAAAAGAATAAGAAAAGAGCTAGACGAGAGATTAAAAACATTAAAATTAGAAAATAAATTATTAGAATATCAACGTTTGGAACAAAGAACTAATTATGACTTAGAAATGTTAGAAGAAATGGGATTTTGTTCAGGTATCGAAAATTATTCACTTCATCTAACTTTAAGAGATATCGGTTCTACTCCCTACACTCTCTTAGATTATTTTCCTGATGATTGGTTATTAGTTATTGACGAATCGCACGTAACAATTCCTCAAGTTAGGGGTATGTACAACGGAGACCAAGCAAGAAAAAAAGTTTTGGTCGATTACGGTTTTAGATTACCATCTGCACTAGACAATAGACCCTTAAACTTTAAAGAATTTGAAAAAAAATTAAATCAAGTAATTTTTGTTTCTGCAACACCAGGAGATTATGAATTAGAAATAAGTAACAATATTGTTGAACAAATTATAAGACCGACTGGATTATTAGACCCGATTATAGAAATTCGTCCTGTAAGTAATCAAATCTTTGACCTAACTAAAGAAGCAGAAAAAATAATTAAAAATGGAGAGAAAATTTTAGTAACCACACTAACAAAAAAAATGGCAGAAGCCTTAACAGACTATTTAAAAGAAAATGGACTAAGAGTAAAATATTTGCATTCAGATATTAAAACATTAGAAAGAACAGAAATAATTAGAGATTTACGTTTAAATAAATTTGATATACTGATAGGAATAAATCTTTTAAGAGAAGGTTTGGACATTCCAGAAGTATCTTTGGTTGCAATACTAGATGCAGATAAAGAAGGATTTTTACGTGGCGACAAAGCTCTTCTCCAAACTATAGGACGAGCTGCAAGAAATTCTAACGGTCGAGTAATAATGTATGCAGATACTATTACTCGTAGTATGAATAAGGCAATCAAAGAAACTACAAGAAGAAGAGAAATACAAGAAGAATATAATAAAATTCATAATATTACTCCAAAAACAATTATAAAAGACATAAGTGATTCTATAGGAGTTAAAAAAGAAAAATACAATGACCTCGAAGAAAAAATTGATAAATCAAAAGATAAAACTACAATTTCTGACATTAAAAAATATTTAGAAGAATTAGAAAAAGAAATGTTTACTGCGGCTGGTAATTTTGAATTTGAAAAAGCTGCAGAAATTAGAGATAAAATATCAGAAACTAAAACTAAATATAGTATTGAATAA
- a CDS encoding type 1 glutamine amidotransferase, translating to MNLKLYHFMPDKLNLYGDIGNVISLKKRCEWRGINLEVENITDTRGVKLSNCDMFFIGGGSDREQSIATEQFVKIKNEFKVAIEDGIPALTICGGYQFLGEYYKTADGNKLAGLNILDFYTESLANKPRLVGNILLESEKFGDIVGFENHGGRTYHNYNSLGNVIVGYGNNDHDKKEGLLYNNLIGTYLHGPILPKNPNVTDYLIKAALDNKYGTYEFLELNNDVELTANKFIANKLRGK from the coding sequence ATGAACTTAAAATTATATCATTTTATGCCAGACAAGTTAAATCTTTACGGAGATATAGGAAATGTCATCTCATTAAAAAAACGTTGCGAGTGGCGTGGAATAAATTTAGAAGTAGAAAATATTACTGATACGAGGGGAGTAAAACTTTCTAATTGTGATATGTTTTTTATTGGTGGTGGTTCAGATAGGGAACAATCTATTGCTACTGAACAATTTGTAAAAATAAAAAATGAATTTAAAGTAGCGATAGAAGATGGTATACCAGCCTTAACTATATGTGGAGGTTATCAATTTTTAGGTGAATATTACAAAACTGCTGATGGAAATAAGTTAGCGGGATTAAATATTTTAGATTTTTATACAGAATCTCTTGCAAATAAACCAAGACTTGTTGGAAATATATTATTAGAATCTGAAAAGTTTGGAGATATAGTTGGTTTTGAAAATCACGGAGGAAGAACATATCATAATTATAATAGCTTGGGTAATGTTATAGTAGGTTATGGAAATAATGACCATGACAAAAAAGAGGGCTTACTTTATAATAATTTAATAGGAACTTATCTTCATGGTCCAATACTACCTAAAAATCCTAATGTAACAGATTATTTAATAAAAGCTGCTTTAGACAATAAATATGGAACTTACGAATTTTTAGAATTAAATAATGACGTGGAATTAACTGCTAATAAGTTTATAGCAAACAAGTTAAGAGGTAAGTAA
- a CDS encoding D-alanine--D-alanine ligase: protein MKKENIAIIYGGKSAEHEVSLLTAKSIINAINKEKYNISPIFISYSGQWAKGKNITEEIKDEKTLIFDNFNENISELLFYENKKYEVVFPVLHGPNGEDGTIQGFLEIMNLAYVGNNVLSSATGMDKSIMKKLFASANLPQLPYYDFLAVDWKNNKEDILNKLEDLLPYPMYVKPANLGSSVGISKCNNKNELIAGINSALKFDRKIVVEEGLVGAKEIEVAVLGYKEIKATDPGEIINISTTEFYDYETKYTDGQSKMEIPAQINEEFYPLFKEIAEKAFRVLDCSGLARADFFLTKDNKIFINEVNTMPGFTPFSMFPALWANMGIKYADLIEEIIKLAKERYEERKEIQNECK, encoded by the coding sequence ATGAAAAAAGAAAATATAGCAATAATTTATGGTGGAAAAAGTGCAGAACATGAAGTTTCATTACTTACTGCAAAATCAATAATAAATGCAATTAATAAAGAAAAATATAATATTTCTCCAATATTTATTTCTTATTCAGGGCAATGGGCAAAAGGAAAAAATATTACTGAAGAAATTAAAGATGAAAAAACTTTAATATTTGATAATTTTAATGAAAATATTAGTGAACTACTATTTTATGAAAATAAGAAATATGAGGTTGTATTTCCTGTATTACATGGACCTAACGGAGAAGATGGAACTATCCAAGGATTTTTAGAAATAATGAACCTTGCTTATGTAGGAAATAACGTTTTATCTTCAGCAACTGGTATGGATAAATCGATAATGAAAAAATTATTTGCTAGTGCCAACCTACCTCAACTTCCTTATTATGATTTTCTTGCAGTTGATTGGAAAAATAATAAAGAAGATATTTTAAATAAACTTGAAGATTTACTACCTTATCCTATGTATGTAAAACCAGCTAATCTAGGTTCATCTGTAGGAATAAGTAAATGTAATAACAAAAATGAATTAATAGCAGGCATTAATTCTGCATTAAAATTTGATAGAAAAATAGTTGTTGAAGAAGGTCTTGTCGGAGCAAAAGAAATTGAAGTAGCTGTACTGGGTTATAAGGAAATAAAAGCAACAGACCCAGGAGAAATAATAAATATATCAACAACTGAATTTTATGATTACGAAACTAAATATACAGACGGACAATCAAAAATGGAAATACCTGCACAAATTAACGAAGAATTTTATCCACTCTTTAAAGAAATTGCAGAAAAAGCATTTAGAGTTTTAGACTGTTCTGGTCTTGCCCGTGCCGATTTTTTCTTAACAAAAGACAATAAAATATTTATAAATGAAGTTAATACTATGCCAGGCTTTACCCCATTTTCAATGTTCCCAGCACTATGGGCTAACATGGGAATTAAATATGCTGATTTAATAGAAGAAATTATAAAACTTGCAAAAGAAAGATATGAAGAAAGAAAAGAAATTCAAAACGAATGTAAGTAG
- the murF gene encoding UDP-N-acetylmuramoyl-tripeptide--D-alanyl-D-alanine ligase, whose product MNYSLNELNTILNSNKLVIKNDIFIKGIAIDSRKVQKGDLFIPFIGENVDGHEYIDTAFKNGASASLSMKKNIATKNNIIFVEDSLVAIQKLAENYLTKLNAKVIAITGSNGKTTTKDIVSEILSSKYKVHKTSGNYNNELGLPITILAAPEDTEILVLEMGADGFGQLEFLSKLTQPDFAIITNIGESHIEFFKDRSGIARGKFEITSHLKKDGLFIYNGDEELLNNIVKSSKINYISCGINSNNKVILENYTQENNIIKFNISNIDRELKTKLKGKHNLLNIMYASVIAKSLNISDETIIKSIENIKTITKMRLENIDYGNNSLIINDAYNASPTSMKAAIDVLEEINGYSYKTIVLGDMYELGSNEINFHKEIGLYISKNKNTTINKVISVGKLGKHITDTIDNKNIEIKSFTTTKEVAEYLKENKKTNEIILFKASRGMKLETVIEEIKK is encoded by the coding sequence ATGAATTATAGTCTTAACGAATTAAATACAATACTTAATTCAAATAAACTAGTTATAAAAAATGATATTTTTATTAAAGGAATTGCCATTGACAGTAGAAAAGTACAAAAAGGAGATTTGTTTATTCCTTTTATTGGAGAAAATGTTGATGGACATGAATACATAGATACAGCATTTAAAAATGGGGCTAGTGCTTCTCTATCTATGAAAAAAAATATAGCTACCAAAAATAATATTATTTTTGTTGAAGATAGTCTAGTAGCTATCCAAAAACTTGCAGAAAATTATTTAACAAAATTAAATGCGAAAGTTATAGCAATTACGGGTTCAAACGGAAAAACAACTACAAAAGATATAGTTTCAGAAATTCTATCATCTAAATATAAGGTTCACAAAACAAGTGGTAATTATAATAATGAATTAGGTCTACCTATAACTATTCTAGCAGCACCAGAAGATACAGAAATATTAGTATTAGAAATGGGAGCAGATGGATTTGGACAATTAGAATTTTTATCTAAATTAACTCAACCTGATTTTGCTATAATAACAAATATTGGTGAAAGCCATATTGAATTTTTTAAAGATAGAAGTGGTATTGCAAGAGGAAAATTTGAAATTACTTCACATTTAAAAAAAGACGGTTTATTTATTTATAACGGTGATGAAGAGCTACTAAATAATATTGTAAAATCTAGTAAAATAAATTACATTTCTTGTGGTATAAACAGTAATAATAAAGTAATTTTAGAAAATTATACACAAGAAAATAATATTATAAAATTTAATATAAGTAATATAGATAGAGAATTAAAAACTAAATTAAAAGGAAAACATAATCTTTTAAATATTATGTATGCTAGTGTTATAGCTAAATCTTTAAATATTAGCGATGAAACTATAATTAAGTCTATTGAAAATATAAAAACAATAACAAAAATGCGATTGGAAAACATAGATTATGGCAATAATTCTTTAATAATAAATGACGCATATAATGCCAGCCCTACTTCTATGAAAGCTGCAATAGATGTTTTAGAAGAAATAAATGGTTATTCTTACAAAACAATTGTATTGGGCGATATGTACGAACTAGGTAGTAACGAAATTAATTTTCACAAAGAAATAGGATTATATATTTCAAAAAATAAAAATACTACTATAAATAAAGTAATTTCTGTTGGGAAATTAGGAAAACATATTACTGATACAATTGATAATAAAAATATAGAAATAAAAAGTTTTACAACTACTAAAGAAGTTGCTGAATACCTAAAAGAAAATAAGAAAACAAATGAAATTATTTTATTTAAGGCTAGTAGAGGAATGAAGTTAGAAACTGTAATAGAAGAAATAAAAAAATAG
- a CDS encoding GNAT family N-acetyltransferase: protein MNNVNYKIIEKISVEDFIEILNKSTLRERLPVNDKNRIKNILDNSNLLIGAYLNQNLVGIVRCVTDFYYCCYISDLAVYVEYQNKGIGKQLIEEVKNKLMKDTKIVLLAAPNAINYYSNIGFEKSENSFLTKV from the coding sequence ATTAATAATGTTAATTATAAAATAATCGAAAAAATTTCTGTTGAAGATTTTATTGAAATTCTTAATAAGTCAACATTAAGAGAAAGACTACCAGTAAATGATAAAAATAGAATAAAAAATATATTAGATAATTCTAATTTATTAATAGGTGCTTATTTGAATCAAAATTTAGTAGGTATAGTAAGATGTGTAACAGATTTTTATTATTGTTGTTATATTTCTGACTTAGCAGTATATGTTGAATATCAAAATAAGGGAATAGGTAAACAGTTAATAGAAGAAGTTAAAAATAAATTAATGAAAGATACAAAGATAGTATTATTAGCTGCTCCTAATGCAATTAACTATTATAGTAATATTGGTTTTGAAAAATCTGAAAATTCTTTTCTAACAAAAGTATAA